ttggtaatgaaaatgaaatacggatgtgtcatgatttattgataaatgtgcatggttattcgaatgatgtccgggctaagtcccgaaggctttgtgctaagtgactatatccagactaagatccgaaggcatttgtgcgagttactaattagggctaagcagaaggcattggtgcgagtcactaaatccgagttaagtcccgaaggcatttgtgcgagttactataaccgggctatgtcccgaaggcatttgaacaagtagctatatccggttaaattccgaaggtacgtgattcgggaatgagcgatcttgctgtaaaaatttcagttaatacgcttgtaaaatcccaacaatgaggtatgtttcgtatgtgcattggaatagttgattcccttcgaataatattcgctcagtcgagtaatgagcttccggtatttggctaagatgatcccttatgtatgaatataagggttggaatgtgaagtaggaatgatttgagaatatgtatatatggaattatccgtttagttatatgaatgctatacttcagatgtgcttaaattctttgctcaaaacttactaagcatttaatgcttactccgtttctttgattctctgttttatagattttggttcttcagctatcggactcggaattttgaagtcgaagtcgcccacactatcaaagctccttttggtattcttttggttgaactttgaaatggcatgtataggactacccttttgttgttggtcatgtacccttcggttttgtgtaaatttggatagccatgcaaaaatggcttaaatatactttgatcatagcattataatcgttttgtatgttgtccgtcgagaggtatggaaatgttggtaacggttagccatgggaatggttattcatgatcacttttggtatatgtatgacaaactctagttgatccatggaggatcatgaaataggtaaagtttaccttaaaaatagatgctggcagcagcagtgatgtggatgtgaaaaatcactaaaaatagaaggaatggaattaaatagtgaataaattatgtaatcgaaccttgatgaatctattttcataagaaagtaacgaaacgttcatatgaacagtatattgtgagatgttaaagttttcgtgagacagggccagaatggtttctggatcccctgatctgactttggaaattcattataaattaaccagatacatttagaagtcatgccatatatgtatagattcctttttgagtctagtttctatagaaacaaatggaatcagtattgaagccctgtacagggatatatccaagtcgtaatgcatgaaggtcagtgtagtcgcatcctgtaacaggggagactttaactaataaactgtactaattggtctgaccaaaaattctaaaaaaaatctgtagatggaaatatgagtctagtttcagggaaaaattacgaaacttattttcgagttttgtaactcaagatatgatttttaaggtgacagtgacgcagttagccaactgcctggaaatttttaaaatggactgtgaaagcaagtgatttaagtctgcaaacccctcgtgtccgactccggcaacggtctcgggttcggggtgttacagttaagaCTGGTaataccattatggaatataggctaaatgggcctagatgactaattcggctatgtagggcctattaggggtttttggcccaataactcgatttcgttaaaaatgggccagaatcgctgtttaaacACATGAACTGTTAGTAACTATTAATGAACAtgaaaaaccctaatatttggtaaaattataaaattaccttcataatataaaaatgactgttttgcccctaggtaaaaatgaccattataccctcagggtttaattataaatatgatacatgggattttgatatacatgatatgtatgatatgcacatgatatgtatgatatgcacatgatatgtacgatatgcacatgatatgtatgatatgcacatgatgtattcataaatgcattgggttgggtgccccagtttaccgaaaagggcttttgccccagtttatcaaaaaggctttgccccagttattaaaataggctaggcctccagttatatgataaagcagctatgctgccagtggagagttttggttgggtgggttgagccccagttattaaaataggctaggcctccagttatatgataaagcagctatgctgccagtggagagttttggttgggtgggttgagttattccccacatggagagcttggttggtacaggtggagagtagcggatggtgggttgagtagtctccccaaatgagcttgcattctttcattgacattacatgtgatattgaaatgggcctatgggccataccgtttgcagtgaaggcttcggcccagtaatatgaaatatgaaaaggcttcggcccagtatatgctgagatggaatttgggcttaggcccagcaggctgatattgttttgggctctgaaaggggcttgttgtacactgagtttccaaactcaccccctttccttaaccttgcaggtgggtcttgatatggggacttggagcaggaggggattcagagtggccacgatgattgcttttgggcttttaaaataaatgactgGTTTCTGTAGgttactttatttattatttatttttggattataataaggccattttaattttatcttttttttctgggtttattctatttatttttctttttttataactttaaactggttgataataattcaaatgggctagacttaggacgcgtttttaaaacgatacttgttttcaaaataacacgacgtcacgattAATCAATTTATCAACTCGttgtaaccaagtgtggcaatggttatgggcatgtctaggattggatccaatcgaagagcttggtacttaagcagcctttatggctcacctcctctgttacggattcctacctggtgcccagcttccattcactttgttagcttgaCAAAAGTCGgtttataaaacactaaaatgaaacatggatttttaacttcaatgtggcacgtcagatttggccataacgtctgggccgggtttggggtgttacattttatctccatcttttgtactcttcattattttgccattatagtaaaattatctttgcccgtggttttttatcctctttggaggagtttttcTACGTcaaatttgtgtgtttaatttcttaattttttttgctattttttttgTTCGTTGTTAAATCGGGTctatcctaacaagtggtatcagagctaattcaattttaatagatcagcccgttcagagatggcaacaataaggtttgaaattgagaagttcgatggtgagacaaatttcaatctgtggcaagttcggatgatggcaattctagttcaatcaggcttgaaaaaggttgttactgggaaaaagcctgagaatctaaataaaacagaatgggaagagcttgatgaaaaggctttgtctgcaatccagttgtgcctcgcaAATAcgatattgcaggaggtattgatggagaaaacctcatTCGCCTTATGGAAaatgttagaaactctttatgcgactaagtctctggctaaccgtttaatgttgaaacaacgtctatttacgtttcacatgaacgaaggtgagcttcttagagatcacatcagtcaattcattactctttaaatgatttaaagaaccttgaggttcatattgatgatgaagatcaagctatgcttttattgtgctctttacctccttcatacaagtcttttagggagaccctgatttatggcagagataaactctcgttcgaagatgtgaagggtcatttgttgagtagagacaaactcgaaaatgagcttcatttggatagcaagacagataggcaagctttcGTTTTGGTAGCATtaaagaaacgagacaaaaggtgtcactattgtaaaaagttatgTCACGTCAAAGcaaattgttataaactgcgaaataaaagagctgctgagagtaacgaggaagatgtagctggtgctaatttggccgatgaaaacggtgatgatttcttgttagtgtcaacgagcgataactccaagctcacgtccgagtagatcctagattcaggatgttctttccatatgtgtcccaatagagaatggttctccacatacagttcggttgaaggtggagttgtgcgtatgggaaacgattcatctaataaggtaattggtattggtactattAAAATTAGGATACATGATGGGACGATtatgacactctcagatgtcaggtatgtacctgatttacgaaagaatctcatctcattgagtattttagacttgaaaggatgcagaatcaacatcAAATCGAGcgacattaaagtatctcgtggagctctcattttgttaaaaggtaaaagaaccagcagtctttatattctggaaggttctacagtgaccggtgaaatcggacgtccctcgtccgttacggagttgaagtcaactcgtttggagcggaggcaacttggtcataggagggaaaaaggtatgaccgtttcgttgaagagaggttctcttttggatgcaggttttgaaaagttaaggcactgtgttcgtgaaaatcagacttaggttagttttgatttgacagtgtacaagtcgaaggctagatgtcttccagtttctaagcaccaattcgactcagttaattcctttcatagttcaagatagactcgtggcgggctttggcaaagatggcgttgtggaaatatgagtcaaggtggatatttgttaaatatgacttatattttcagtcaaatttaaaaaataatctttcagttaaactctgtttacttgtttcaatcaaacactgattagtttagattaatttattattatttgacttatgaatttagcctataaataggctcttttacaaccttagaaaacacacccattagagactagaactcataacacatttagagaattttgtgtttacgttttgagggttctttgttttcgggttttcgggatttagtttttatctccatcttttgtactcttcgttattttgccattatagtaaaattatctttgcccgtggttttttatcctctttgaaggagtttttccacgttaaatttgtgtgtttaatttctcaattttttccACTATTTTTCTTATTCGTTGTTAaatcgggtcgatcctaacaGTTCCGCTCTGGTTGAACCCCATAGCTTGATCACCTAATGCAAGGGCTTGAAAACATCAACCACCACCCTCACTCGAATGTACTTAGTCCACCCACCTTCATTATCCTTCCAATTGATAGCCAAAACCTCTCCCATTGAGCCTTCCAAATGAAGAGCTATGTCGCGGCTCATCTACCCCAATAGGCCATTATAAAATCGCACCTAGAATGGTACCAACCTGAAATCATAATCACTAATTGGAAGCCCCTCCACATACTCCACCATTGCAAAAAGAGAATTGTCAAAACTCTGAGGCGCCATACCAAAGATCTTGGTTTTATCCTCAACTGAGCCAAATTTAACAATAACAAGagtaaataaagaaaagaattgTAACTATTCTTGAGAATAACACATCAATCGAAGGACCCGAAACAACGCCTCATTCATATAGCTACAATTAGTGAACAACTTTGCAACCACCTTTGCCTCAGATCCAGTGTGGATCAATTCATCATCTTCCCCCACTTGCACATTTGCTTACTCTTTGTTAGAAAAGTTTAGTTTAGACAATAGGTCATTGTTCTCATTAGCCATTGGATCGTAAAGTAACACAGGAAATTTGAGAAACAGTCTCTAAAACTCCTCGATTTTGTTGTGAAATATGATTATTAAATAACAGAATAATTTGATATACTTCTATAAAGTTGGAATAtttacttcttcttctttttttactttttaattttaaataaatcatcagttttagtttagtttaatttatttataacctATTTTGTTAACGTTGGATTTCAATTAATTGGATTAAAAGTTTTGTGTTGTTAATGTTATGCTCGACAATAAATTATTCTTTTACATAAATTTAAAGACTATCATCACcttcttttattatattaaaaatatttaaattttaaaacaaaattttatgtaatatttatatttttaatttttaaattaattttaaatacacaattaatacatattttacataaaaaatttgaaatatttcaATTATTATACGCGATTTCATTGTCCGAGAGAGATATTTGGGTTGGTCTTAACGGGCATATACTGAAAAGATTGTTATACCGAACAACATTTGGCAGTACCAAAACTGTTCCCGCAATTTCAATTAGAAAGAAAAGAACACTAAAACTTACATTTGTCGCGTTCATAAATactcaataattttataaaagaattaccaaaaagaatttaaaaattatatttgatgGATTAATAATATACAAGTTGATGCACTTTCAGAGAATCACAAATTATtgcttattaaaaatataattatattcattttaataatttttaaaattattcattaatttattaaccaTGTCTTAGTATAGTTCATTGACCGTATATGTACTTATCAGATTTTAGCATTTCTAAGAGTAATATTTTTCCGGATAATTCGCAATATCatcatattatttattatttattaaccatTTCTTAGATGCTGAATCGATGCTAAGAAGTACGGAATACATCTTAAAAACCAAACCCTTCAACAaatacatgaaaaaaaaaaagaaaagagctcTTTAATTTGCATCGACTTCaaacaagaaaaaaagaaaaaaataaagaaagaatatatatttttatacatgaAATAGCCAGCTGCTTCTAGGAAGATGGATGCTCGCCAGAGTAAAATCAAATTCTCGTATCATAATTTGAGGTTTCAAGTTCTATAACTTCTGAAAATTAAAGCTCGGTTTTATTgttggttttgattttttttttcatatattcATCGCTTATTTTCTCCCTCcgaatcatttttatttttatttttattttaatatgttaaatttataatatatgtaTGTGATTTATAATTGTTGTTGGTAacgatattatttttaaaattctaacatgaaaattgtttttaataataaaatatatcttATCATTTTACCTAAAGCTTGATGCGTATAAATTATGTACGATTACATGCTACAATTACttaacatatttttttatttgttgaTTAGTAGACTAGTTCATTTACTTGTGCCTAGGTAAATCCGTCGAAGCTACTTTTTATGATTTATCACAAGCCGGCCAAGGGCGGCTCCTTACATCATCTGAGAAAATTACAGATACACCTTTAGTCTGGTTTAAATTAAAGGGCAAACTGCGAAGTTGTGAAGCTCGACTGAATTTCTATAACGATTCCCCCCACAGCCAAAAGCTATGGGAAGTTGCTGCAGTTCAGAGAAGGTCGATGAGGGGTATGCAAGTAACAACTCTACTACTTGTCTTACAGTATTGTTTTCCTTGTTAATTAAATTATACTGAAAAATCCATGCTTTCTGTGTGGTAAGTCTTGTGGTTACTCCAGGGAATACAACATGGAGAATGTTTACATACAAAGAGCTTCACATTGCTACTAATGGTTTCAGCGACGATAACAAGCTTGGGGAAGGTGGGTTTGGCAGTGTTTACTGGGGAAAAACCAGTGATGGCCTTCAGGTATTcgaatataatattataaatcctGGCTTTCGGTTAATTTTTCTATATTCCGCTGCTGTGGGTAAAGTTTTTGGTTCTTAAATTATGTAATGCAGATAGCTGTTAAGAAACTAAAAGCTATGACATCAAAAGCTGAAATGGAATTTGCGGTGGAAGTTGAAGTTCTTGGAAGGGTTAGACACAAGAATCTGTTGGGTCTAAGGGGCTACTGCGTTGGGACCGATCAAAGGCTCATAGTTTACGATTACATGCCTAACCTCAGCTTGTTGTCTCATCTGCATGGTCATTTTGCTGGAGATGTTCAATTAGACTGGAAGAAGAGGATGAAGATTGCAATTGGTTCAGCCGAAGGCATATTGTAAGTTTGGCTTTTGTGTGTTACCAAAATAAAACAGAAACTAAAACATTTCGTTGACTGCTATTGTTTTTAATGCTGTAGGTACTTGCATCATGAAGTAACACCCCACATCATTCATAGAGACATTAAGGCAAGTAATGTCCTGCTGGATTCAAACTTCGAACCGCTGGTTGCTGATTTCGGCTTCGCGAAACTAATCCCAGAAGGCGTAAGCCACATGACGACCCGGGTTAAAGGCACGTTAGGGTACCTTGCACCCGAATACGCCATGTGGGGAAAGGTCTCCGAAAGTTGTGATGTTTATAGTTTTGGTATTCTCTTGCTTGAGCTGCTAACAGGGAGAAAGCCTATAGAGAAGTTGCCAGGTGGTGTCAAGAGGACCATAACCGAATGGGTGGAGCCGTTTATAGCTAAAGAGCGGTTTAAAGAGCTTGTTGATCCTAAGCTTCGGGGGAACTTCGATCACAACCAATTGAAACAAGCCATCTACGTTGCTGCTCTATGCGTGCAGAGTGAACCTGAGAAGCGCCCAAACATGAAACAAGTGGTTGGCATCCTAAAAGGGTATGACACTAGAGGCAACTTGATGCAGACGAGAATGGATAGCGTAAAGTACAAGGAAGAATTGCTGTCACTTGATCTATcaagtgatgatgatgatgatgatgatgatgatgatgatgatgatggtgatgGTGATGGTCTTGAGGAAAGCTGTGGAGTATTTGGCGCTATGGAGGTGCAAAAGATGCAAGATCCTTATAACCGCTATAGAAATAGAAAAAGTACCAAACATATTTGAGAAAGTTTAATTAATTGCAATGCAATATTCTTGATTTTGTTGATATCAACAGCCACGAATTTACTCTATTTCAGTACAAATTAGATTGGAAACAGTTGATGCTTCTTAAATCCATCACCAAGAAATGGAAAATTTTAGTACAAGATCCCAAGATTCCCGAAGAACAAAATCTAAACCCAACAAAAACATATATACAAGCAAAAACTTGAACATAAAACAAAGACATAAATCTACAAAGAAAATACGAATCCATTacggaaaaagaaaagaaaggaaaggaaacTCATTTATTTTCTAAAGTGACCTGCATCTTTTTGAAAATGTCAGTCAATCTTGACGCATGTGAAAGAGCTATTATTTTTTTTACACAAATTCGACTAATGCATTAATTAGGGAAAGtttcaaaaaaattacaaattcctAAAACACTACTATGCCTCCTAATCCTACCATCTGTTAATAAACCATTGCTTCTTGTGGACGGTGCCTCGGTATTGTAATTTCCTAAGGCTTAAAAACAGACGCCTAACCTAAGGCTTAAAAACAGACGCCTAATTCTGTAGAAGAAACAATCAGTCATTTTCCTaaggaaactaaaataaaatgaaaCGCTAAACTCTTAACTTTCCCTTACCCTTCTTCAATGTTATTGCAACGCAGAATGTTCCTTTTCGAGGGAATTAGTATTCCTCAGACAGTGTGCGTGGCTCATTTTCTTCCCCCAATTCCTCTAATCTTTGAGTTCCTAGGAGATCCTGTAacaaatcctctttcttcctctaACTTTTACCCCTTTGGTCCTTCAGAACGATGGGTTCAACCTCCGATGGAGTTTCTTCCATCCAAAAGGTCGAGGAGTTGCATCCTCTCCCCTATGCAGCCACCGTGTGCGCCGCTTCATTTGCTCCATGCAGTATGTAACGAAACTCAATTCTCCTAAATCTTCtgcctttttcttttattttgtttatgatGACTCCGATAAGTGATCTGTTGTTTTCTGGACTTTGTAGTTTTTAATGACAGTCATTGAATCCCCTTCGACTATTACTTCACCAAATCCCATTTCTTCTACAAAAACAACCCCTTTGAGACATGCATATGCTTCTACAGTTGTCGAATCTCAGACATTTTTGACCGGGTAAACACATGAACCCATTATGAGTCCTATGTTGTTTCTAATAATTATTCCAGAGATTACTTTGTTGTTTTGTTATTGAAATGCGGTATCAAAATTTACTTTGACTTGTTCCTCTGTTGGGGGTTCCTAGTGGGCTTCTTTTCTATTGTGCTTGCTTTCCAATACTTCGCCTAGTATGCTTAATTCTGTAATATATGCTTTGATAAAGCCCACTATGTCACATATCCTCTGCCGAATACCTTCATAGAAAAATTTTCTCCTATTATGCCATACTGCCCAGAATGAAACTGCTAAACATGTATATTGATATGTGTTATTGATGTTAAAAATCTCAGGTAACCGGAGTTTCTATTCTTGATTTTCATGTATGGGCGCAGATATCACTTCCATCTGTTGGAGAACTTGTTTCGCAAGATTACATTCTTGGAAGATATGGTTGACTGATTCGTCTTCTTCACCACATAATGGACATAGAGCATCAAACCTCAGCCTACGAGCCTTTAGGTTACTTAGTGTAGGCAAATACTTGTTTGTAATTCTCTATAAGCTGATTCGTACCTTGCTGGGAACTTTTAGGCTCcataattttgaataatttttttgTTGGATCTGGATGTATTGTATTTTCATCCCAGCTTGCTTTGTTCCTCTGTAATACACTACTTGTAACCACTTTTAGCTGTATATTCCCCTCGACTTGTTTGGTATTAAAAgaattgttttatttaaaattatttccttGGAAGAGATAAGAtatatgtttttcttttttatgtACAGgtgatttaaattattattagatACATGCTTGATACATGTTTTAAAAGGGAAGTTAGGAGCTGGCAAGGCCTTGGccttataaaattgaaaaaaattagttcaatcattttaaaaataataatattgcaaattaatgcatgataaaATTGTACATTTGAGCCCCTTAAATAtggaaaaatttcatttaatccctttaaaaataatgaaattataaattacaCTACAGGAAAATAAGTGTTTTTAGTGGTGTTTGGACAAAAAACGTTGCAAAGATTATGCATTAGCGGGGTTTGCAACAAAATGGTACAAAAAATTTGAGCAATAGCGTCGTTTTTGTTTCAAACGTTActaaaaactgagcaatagcggcgtttctagtccaaacgccactaaaaactgagctttagcggcgttttttgtttaaacgccgctaaaaacaaaGAAATAGCAGCGTTTTtgtccaaacgccactaaaaaactAAGCAATAGCGGCATTTTTGTTACAAACACCGTAAAAAGTTGATCTATAGCGATGTTTTTTGTCCAAACGCTGTAAAAAGTTGAGCAGCCATTTTTGAGTACTGTAACTAACACTCATTTCGATTTGATCcgatttaattttcaaattattttcttatttttgttttgaattcgattttattttgatatttgaaaCTAACTTTATAGAAAAATATAAACTACACCATTTACTTAGCTATGAGAaagtttcattttagttacttaattatgaaaagttacaaattgataactaaactatttagaagttttcatttaagttaccaAGCTATTAAAATCGACGCCGTATGGttttctctaaacccttaaattCTAAACCCTAAATTCTAAAAACATAAGCCCTAAACACTAATCCATAAAACCCAAACCCTAAACCCCCCAAAAAATTcatatggatgttgatgtgtatatacatagatattaatgtaaaagcttatgtttataataaattgtggaagcaatacttaatattgattaaatttatttttgggtttagggtttaataataaggtttaaggtctatggtttaggtttttatggtttagggtttagtgGTCATCATGTTaagtttatggtttagggtttgttattttgggtttagggtttagttttttaaattgTTTGGGGTTTAATGTTTAAAGTATTATGGTTTTAGGGTAagaatttttgataaaaatgagaaaaaaatcaaattattttagggtttaaatAAGCAATAAGAATATTGAGGTTTATGGTTACGGATTTAAGGTGCGTGGAATTAGGATTTAAGGTTTAGAATTTAGGGTGAAAGTTTAGGGTATTGGGTGTAAGACTTAGTctatagggtttagggtttagtctATAAGCTTTAGGGTTTATGGTATTGGGTTTAAGGTTTAGTctatagggtttagggtttagtctATAAAAATTTGTGGCTAAATCAATGGCATTAACGGCGTTTTTGACTAAAATGCCGTAAAAAACATTTAACTTTAaataaaacggcgccgttttagtTTTGTATTAGCGGCGCATtgtaaaaaacgccactaaaaatatgggaaattgaataaaaacgcCGTCGTTTGAAGTGGCGCGGTAGTGGACTTTGTGGCGCTTagtaaaaaacgccgcaaaaaatatgagaaattaaatgaaaacgacatcgttttaagTGGCGGGGTAGTGGAATTAGCGGCGCTAGGTCATAAACGCTACAATATATCAGTATTAGCGGCGCTTATTAAAAATGCTGCtaaaaatatgagaaattgaatgaaaacagCGTCGTTTTAAGTGGCGAGGTAGTGAAATTAGTGGCACTAGGTTATAAACACCGCAATAGGTTAGTATTAGCAGCCAAAATGACCCAAGAGTCTTCGAAAATCCTCTTCCATTGAATCGGTGAGAGGACCATTAAGGAATGGAATAGTCTAACCTAACCACTCCCTAGCCTTTTGCTAGATGTGTGGCCTTGACGTCATCGGACCAATTaatccaaaagcatcaaatggccATGAGTTCATCCTTGTGAAAATGCCACtaaaaatatgagaaattgaatgaaaacgacgtcgttttaagtGGCGAGGTTTAGGAATTAGCGGTGCTTTTTTAAAAGGcgccataaaaataatttaattaaatggaaacggcgtcgttttgttatttttatggaATTAGCAGCGCTATGTTAGAAATGCCACAAAAAATCAACATTACCAGCGCTTctttaaaaacgc
Above is a genomic segment from Gossypium arboreum isolate Shixiya-1 chromosome 8, ASM2569848v2, whole genome shotgun sequence containing:
- the LOC108468967 gene encoding uncharacterized protein LOC108468967 isoform X2, which translates into the protein MLLQRRMFLFEGISIPQTVCVAHFLPPIPLIFEFLGDPVTNPLSSSNFYPFGPSERWVQPPMEFLPSKRSRSCILSPMQPPCAPLHLLHAFLMTVIESPSTITSPNPISSTKTTPLRHAYASTVVESQTFLTG
- the LOC108469195 gene encoding PTI1-like tyrosine-protein kinase At3g15890 yields the protein MGSCCSSEKVDEGLVVTPGNTTWRMFTYKELHIATNGFSDDNKLGEGGFGSVYWGKTSDGLQIAVKKLKAMTSKAEMEFAVEVEVLGRVRHKNLLGLRGYCVGTDQRLIVYDYMPNLSLLSHLHGHFAGDVQLDWKKRMKIAIGSAEGILYLHHEVTPHIIHRDIKASNVLLDSNFEPLVADFGFAKLIPEGVSHMTTRVKGTLGYLAPEYAMWGKVSESCDVYSFGILLLELLTGRKPIEKLPGGVKRTITEWVEPFIAKERFKELVDPKLRGNFDHNQLKQAIYVAALCVQSEPEKRPNMKQVVGILKGYDTRGNLMQTRMDSVKYKEELLSLDLSSDDDDDDDDDDDDDGDGDGLEESCGVFGAMEVQKMQDPYNRYRNRKSTKHI
- the LOC108468967 gene encoding uncharacterized protein LOC108468967 isoform X1, whose protein sequence is MLLQRRMFLFEGISIPQTVCVAHFLPPIPLIFEFLGDPVTNPLSSSNFYPFGPSERWVQPPMEFLPSKRSRSCILSPMQPPCAPLHLLHAFLMTVIESPSTITSPNPISSTKTTPLRHAYASTVVESQTFLTGYHFHLLENLFRKITFLEDMVD
- the LOC108468967 gene encoding uncharacterized protein LOC108468967 isoform X3 yields the protein MLLQRRMFLFEGISIPQTVCVAHFLPPIPLIFEFLGDPVTNPLSSSNFYPFGPSERWVQPPMEFLPSKRSRSCILSPMQPPCAPLHLLHAVTGVSILDFHVWAQISLPSVGELVSQDYILGRYG